ATGGCGGTCGGCGCGCCGGTCACGGTGTCCGCGACGACGACCGACGGGCTCGGGCTCACCGGTCGGGGGGAGGGGGTCGCGGCGATCGCGACGGCGCTCGTCGTGCCCGCGCCGGAGGCCTGAGGGGTCGCGTCCGCGGGGGCCGGGCGCCGTCTCGTCGTGCTGCCCAGCAGGACTCCCGTGACGACGAGCGCGCCCCACGCGAGCTCGGCGGGCTCGGTGGCCTCACGCAGCAGGAGCCACGACGAGCCGATGCCGACGACGGGCACGAGCATCGAGAACGGGGCGACGACCCCGGCGGGGTGGCGCGACATGAGCGCGGTCCACAGCCCCGACCCGCCGACCGTGGCGACGAGCGACGTGAACGCGAGCCCGCCGAGCGCGGCGAGGCCCGTGGGCGTGGTCAGCCCGCCGAACGACGCGGCGATCCGGTCGGGGCCCTCGACCGTGAGCGACAGCGTCAGCATCGGCAGCGGCGGGACCACGGACATCCACAGCATGAGCCGGAACGACTCACGGGGTGCCGCGCGGGTCGCGAGCCGGTTGCCGAG
The sequence above is a segment of the Cellulomonas palmilytica genome. Coding sequences within it:
- a CDS encoding EamA family transporter; protein product: MPTRDRLLAMLVAVTWGLNFPAIHLTLQQFPPFLAVALRFALIAVPTLLLVPRPRVPVRWLLLYGAGFGVLQFVFLYAAMDAGMPTGLASLVLQSSAPFTVVLAAAFLRERVSGRQALGVLVAVVGLSGIALHRAGLEGGATLVPVLLTLCGGLGWAVGNLGNRLATRAAPRESFRLMLWMSVVPPLPMLTLSLTVEGPDRIAASFGGLTTPTGLAALGGLAFTSLVATVGGSGLWTALMSRHPAGVVAPFSMLVPVVGIGSSWLLLREATEPAELAWGALVVTGVLLGSTTRRRPAPADATPQASGAGTTSAVAIAATPSPRPVSPSPSVVVADTVTGAPTAIDRTA